From Brassica oleracea var. oleracea cultivar TO1000 chromosome C3, BOL, whole genome shotgun sequence, a single genomic window includes:
- the LOC106330493 gene encoding ethylene-responsive transcription factor ERF057-like, protein MTILNMNGCAEEFMKAVEPFMKVTEPVPLTPDNQTGPIGLNSLTDTQILEIQRELHLRQQNQARRRGCGAKPTPMKKTNVTRPVKLYRGVRQRQWGKWVAEVRLPKHRTRLWLGTFKTAEEAALAYDQAAHKIRGDNTRLNFPDIDGMSQLYWLEPWGPIVMLPGWDPNLAFGDGSGTSEVPILDFDDFFADLPTGFDAPQATSESGRPKFVAEGSRIINGV, encoded by the exons ATGACAA TTTTGAACATGAATGGCTGCGCAGAAGAGTTCATGAAAGCTGTCGAACCGTTCATGAAGGTAACAGAACCAGTACCATTAACTCCTGATAACCAAACCGGGCCAATTGGGCTAAACTCACTCACTGACACTCAAATCCTCGAAATTCAAAGAGAGTTACATCTCAGACAACAAAACCAAGCTCGCCGTCGTGGCTGCGGCGCTAAACCAACCCCAATGAAGAAAACCAACGTAACGAGACCGGTTAAACTATACCGAGGCGTTAGACAACGACAATGGGGGAAATGGGTTGCTGAGGTCCGGTTGCCTAAACACCGAACCAGGTTATGGCTCGGTACGTTCAAAACCGCGGAAGAAGCTGCATTAGCTTACGATCAAGCTGCTCATAAGATCAGAGGAGACAACACTCGTCTCAACTTCCCGGACATTGACGGGATGAGTCAGCTCTACTGGTTAGAGCCTTGGGGGCCAATTGTCATGCTTCCGG GATGGGATCCGAACCTTGCTTTTGGCGACGGAAGTGGTACGAGCGAGGTTCCTATTCTGGACTTCGACGATTTCTTTGCTGATCTTCCAACGGGCTTTGACGCTCCTCAGGCCACGAGCGAGTCAGGGAGGCCGAAATTTGTTGCTGAAGGATCTCGCATTATTAACGGGGTATAA